A genomic region of Denticeps clupeoides chromosome 17, fDenClu1.1, whole genome shotgun sequence contains the following coding sequences:
- the ush1c gene encoding harmonin isoform X3 produces the protein MTGLMINTLELYNFSRSPKQICDSDTCLQKVGGETSVMSFLTSCCEQGGYQEHATELLQALLNVELLIDNEAEKDYLYDVLRMYHQSMDLPVLVGDLKLVINNPSRLPLFDSIRPLIPLKHQVEYDLLTPKRSRKLKEVRLDRTHPEGLGLSVRGGLEFGCGLFISQIVKDGQAGSVGLQVGDEIVRINGYSIFSCIHEEVINLIKTKKTVSLKVRHVGMIPVKSSSGEPLKWQFVDQFVSESGEKKSSVAGLASIGGKEIKEKKVFLSLVGTKGMGISISSGPTQKPGIYISNVKPGSLSAEVGLKVGDQIVEVNGVEFTNLDHKEAVRVLKSSRSLTITVLTGAGSELFMTDEERLAVEARRELERQELMHQKKVALETNKIVKEQQEKERLRKMELSQKTAEEDERYRREMEKIEAAERKHQREWEEDWEPREKPAKTPSPVPPKNPTPPPAKPRSSAFGWFYKYEGKLPTIRKKGKEKKHKKKASKTDTLPAERKSKKEMEFELKLAKEKEEMNEREKQLKISRLVQEVSETEREDLEESEKVQHWVERLCQTRLEQITHVENDSAEVSPTRSPTTSVSTIRRFPGGLQLATTDLDDINLDDVDQSLRQPLKRLAPTQATSNQPPPPLPLPPPSPRLHHTVSHSPPSPRMMHHSMSKAPPSMYHPHSPNPRPSGPGPTGHNPSPPPSRMPPPTATRRAPPPPPSSSSRPPPSQSSWSPSSSHPPPPPPPPPPPPPPPPPPPPPQQNENRFGSSTAYPRPQSPSEHGSEWESNTYKPRGGYRAVNASEASYPQSPKVTRNTSHASRISTSNTPLQIMPSPPNQRRQVNPVMSKPVMLPQTMTHRTALRSEGLFTQDQIAGRDVRLLKIKKVGPLDLAVEGGIESPLGKIVVSAIYEGGAADKHGGIVPGDEVMAVNGKILTDVTLTEAQNSLARAWNSGGDWIDLVIAVSPPKEYEDEVAKAASASPTANRKFTPGSATLYRHGYRLQP, from the exons ATGACTGGGCTGATGATTAACACTCTTGAACTGTACAATTTTTCTAGGTCACCTAAACAAATATGTGACAGTGACACCTGTCTACAAAAGGTTGGAGGTGAGACTTCAGTAATGTCATTTCTCACGTCATGTTGTGAGCAAGGAGGCTACCAAGAACATGCCACTGAGCTACTTCAGGCTTTACTAAAT GTGGAGTTGCTGATTGACAACGAGGCAGAAAAAGATTACCTGTACGATGTGCTGCGCATGTATCACCA GTCGATGGACCTACCGGTCTTGGTGGGGGACCTGAAGCTGGTGATTAACAACCCCAGTAGGCTGCCCTTGTTTGATTCCATTCGACCCCTTATCCCACTGAAACACCAAGTGGAGTACGACCTGCTCACCCCAAAGAGATCACG GAAACTGAAGGAGGTTCGTTTGGACCGGACTCACCCCGAGGGCCTCGGTCTGAGCGTGAGAGGGGGGCTAGAGTTTGGCTGCGGCCTCTTCATCTCCCAGATTGTGAAGGACGGACAGGCAGGAAGTGTTGGCTTGCAG GTCGGGGACGAGATTGTGCGCATCAATGGCTATTCCATTTTCTCGTGCATTCACGAGGAAGTCATCAACCTCATCAAGACCAAAAAGACTGTCTCACTGAAAGTCAGGC ATGTTGGGATGATACCAGTGAAGAG CTCCTCTGGAGAGCCCCTCAAATGGCAGTTTGTGGACCAGTTTGTGTCTGAGTCTGGG GAGAAGAAGAGCAGTGTGGCCGGCCTGGCCTCTATTGGAGGAAAGGAGATAAAGGAGAAAAAGGTCTTCCTAAGTTTGGTGGGCACAAAGGGCATGGGTATTAG TATCTCAAGTGGCCCTACTCAGAAACCAGGAATATACATCAGCAACGTGAAACCTGGCTCACTGTCAGCTGAAGTGGGCCTGAAG GTGGGTGACCAGATTGTTGAGGTCAATGGGGTGGAATTCACTAACTTGGACCACAAGGAG GCTGTCAGAGTGTTGAAAAGCAGCCGTAGTTTGACCATCACTGTTCTCACCGGTGCA GGCAGTGAGCTGTTCATGACTGATGAGGAACGCTTGGCAGTGGAGGCTCGCAGGGAGCTGGAGCGACAGGAGCTCATGCACCAGAAGAAGGTCGCTCTGGAAACCAACAAGATCGTGAAAGAGCAGCAGGAGAAGGAACGCCT GAGGAAAATGGAGCTCTCTCAAAAAACGGCTGAGGAGGATGAGCGTTATCGAAGGGAGATGGAAAA GATAGAGGCTGCAGAGCGGAAGCATCAGAGAGAATGGGAGGAGGACTGGGAACCCAGAGAGAAACCTGCCAAGACCCCCTCTCCTGTTCCCCCCAAAAATCCCACCCCACCTCCAGCTAAACCCAGAAGCTCAG CATTTGGCTGGTTTTACAAGTACGAGGGGAAGTTACCTACAATCAGGAAG aaagggaaagaaaagaagcatAAGAAGAAGGCGTCAAAGACGGATACACTGCCCGCCGAgaggaaaagcaaaaaagaGATGGAGTTTGAGCTGAAGCTAGccaaggagaaggaggagatgaACGAGAGGGAAAAGCAGCTGAAAATCAGCAGGCTGGTGCAGGAG GTGTCGGAGACAGAACGGGAGGACCTGGAGGAGTCCGAGAAGGTGCAGCATTGGGTGGAGAGGCTCTGTCAGACCAGACTAGAGCAGATCACTCATGTGGAGAATGACTCAGCAGAG GTGTCTCCAACTCGATCGCCCACCACTTCAGTCTCTACTATAAGGAGGTTTCCTGGGGGCTTGCAGCTGGCCACCACCGATTTGGATGACATTAACCTGGATGATGTAGATCAGAGCCTCAGGCAGCCGCTGAAAAGGCTTGCTCCCACTCAGGCAACATCCAATCAGCctccaccaccactgcccttaccACCACCCTCCCCACGCTTGCACCACACCGTCAGCCATTCACCACCATCACCTCGAATGATGCACCATTCCATGAGTAAGGCTCCACCATCCATGTACCACCCTCATTCCCCTAATCCAAGACCATCTGGCCCAGGACCTACAGGCCACAATCCATCTCCACCCCCCAGTAGGATGCCTCCACCTACAGCCACAAGACGTGCTCCTCCCCCACCGCCCAGTTCTTCTTCACGGCCCCCTCCCTCCCAATCTTCGTGGAGCCCGTCGTCATCCCATCCACCACCGCCTCCACCCCCGccgcctccccctcctcctcctccacctcctcctccacccccccaaCAGAATGAAAATAGGTTTGGGTCAAGCACAGCATACCCTCGGCCTCAGAGTCCCTCTGAGCATGGGAGTGAGTGGGAGTCTAACACCTACAAACCTCGAGGAGGCTACCGTGCAGTAAACGCGAGTGAAGCGTCCTACCCCCAAAGCCCCAAG GTCACAAGAAATACCTCCCATGCTAGCAGAATATCGACTTCAAACACTCCTTTG CAAATCATGCCTAGCCCTCCAAACCAGAGGAGGCAGGTTAACCCTGTAATGTCTAAACCGGTCATGCTGCCACAGACCATGACACACAGAACTGCACTGCGATCAGAGGGCTTG TTCACACAAGATCAGATAGCTGGACGGGACGTTCGacttctgaaaatcaaaaag GTTGGCCCTCTTGATCTTGCAGTGGAAGGGGGCATTGAATCACCCCTTGGGAAGATTGTGGTTTCAGCAATTTATGAAGGTGGTGCTGCAGACAAACATG GTGGTATTGTGCCAGGCGATGAGGTGATGGCAGTAAATGGGAAAATCCTCACTGATGTCACGCTCACCGAGGCCCAGAACTCCTTAGCACGGGCCTGGAACAGTGGTGGG GACTGGATAGATCTGGTAATAGCAGTATCCCCTCCAAAGGAGTACGAGGATGAGGT CGCTAAGGCCGCATCAGCCAGTCCCACAGCAAACAGAAAGTTTACCCCGGGCAGTGCCACTTTGTACAGACACGGCTACCGGCTCCAGCCTTAG
- the ush1c gene encoding harmonin isoform X5 yields MTGLMINTLELYNFSRSPKQICDSDTCLQKVGGETSVMSFLTSCCEQGGYQEHATELLQALLNVELLIDNEAEKDYLYDVLRMYHQSMDLPVLVGDLKLVINNPSRLPLFDSIRPLIPLKHQVEYDLLTPKRSRKLKEVRLDRTHPEGLGLSVRGGLEFGCGLFISQIVKDGQAGSVGLQVGDEIVRINGYSIFSCIHEEVINLIKTKKTVSLKVRHVGMIPVKSSSGEPLKWQFVDQFVSESGEKKSSVAGLASIGGKEIKEKKVFLSLVGTKGMGISISSGPTQKPGIYISNVKPGSLSAEVGLKVGDQIVEVNGVEFTNLDHKEAVRVLKSSRSLTITVLTGAGSELFMTDEERLAVEARRELERQELMHQKKVALETNKIVKEQQEKERLRKMELSQKTAEEDERYRREMEKIEAAERKHQREWEEDWEPREKPAKTPSPVPPKNPTPPPAKPRSSAFGWFYKYEGKLPTIRKKGKEKKHKKKASKTDTLPAERKSKKEMEFELKLAKEKEEMNEREKQLKISRLVQEVSETEREDLEESEKVQHWVERLCQTRLEQITHVENDSAEVSPTRSPTTSVSTIRRFPGGLQLATTDLDDINLDDVDQSLRQPLKRLAPTQATSNQPPPPLPLPPPSPRLHHTVSHSPPSPRMMHHSMSKAPPSMYHPHSPNPRPSGPGPTGHNPSPPPSRMPPPTATRRAPPPPPSSSSRPPPSQSSWSPSSSHPPPPPPPPPPPPPPPPPPPPPQQNENRFGSSTAYPRPQSPSEHGSEWESNTYKPRGGYRAVNASEASYPQSPKVTRNTSHASRISTSNTPLPPEMLKRMVVYNTSFKSSRKQGFQKYVEEFDPFSMFTQDQIAGRDVRLLKIKKVGPLDLAVEGGIESPLGKIVVSAIYEGGAADKHGGIVPGDEVMAVNGKILTDVTLTEAQNSLARAWNSGGDWIDLVIAVSPPKEYEDEVAKAASASPTANRKFTPGSATLYRHGYRLQP; encoded by the exons ATGACTGGGCTGATGATTAACACTCTTGAACTGTACAATTTTTCTAGGTCACCTAAACAAATATGTGACAGTGACACCTGTCTACAAAAGGTTGGAGGTGAGACTTCAGTAATGTCATTTCTCACGTCATGTTGTGAGCAAGGAGGCTACCAAGAACATGCCACTGAGCTACTTCAGGCTTTACTAAAT GTGGAGTTGCTGATTGACAACGAGGCAGAAAAAGATTACCTGTACGATGTGCTGCGCATGTATCACCA GTCGATGGACCTACCGGTCTTGGTGGGGGACCTGAAGCTGGTGATTAACAACCCCAGTAGGCTGCCCTTGTTTGATTCCATTCGACCCCTTATCCCACTGAAACACCAAGTGGAGTACGACCTGCTCACCCCAAAGAGATCACG GAAACTGAAGGAGGTTCGTTTGGACCGGACTCACCCCGAGGGCCTCGGTCTGAGCGTGAGAGGGGGGCTAGAGTTTGGCTGCGGCCTCTTCATCTCCCAGATTGTGAAGGACGGACAGGCAGGAAGTGTTGGCTTGCAG GTCGGGGACGAGATTGTGCGCATCAATGGCTATTCCATTTTCTCGTGCATTCACGAGGAAGTCATCAACCTCATCAAGACCAAAAAGACTGTCTCACTGAAAGTCAGGC ATGTTGGGATGATACCAGTGAAGAG CTCCTCTGGAGAGCCCCTCAAATGGCAGTTTGTGGACCAGTTTGTGTCTGAGTCTGGG GAGAAGAAGAGCAGTGTGGCCGGCCTGGCCTCTATTGGAGGAAAGGAGATAAAGGAGAAAAAGGTCTTCCTAAGTTTGGTGGGCACAAAGGGCATGGGTATTAG TATCTCAAGTGGCCCTACTCAGAAACCAGGAATATACATCAGCAACGTGAAACCTGGCTCACTGTCAGCTGAAGTGGGCCTGAAG GTGGGTGACCAGATTGTTGAGGTCAATGGGGTGGAATTCACTAACTTGGACCACAAGGAG GCTGTCAGAGTGTTGAAAAGCAGCCGTAGTTTGACCATCACTGTTCTCACCGGTGCA GGCAGTGAGCTGTTCATGACTGATGAGGAACGCTTGGCAGTGGAGGCTCGCAGGGAGCTGGAGCGACAGGAGCTCATGCACCAGAAGAAGGTCGCTCTGGAAACCAACAAGATCGTGAAAGAGCAGCAGGAGAAGGAACGCCT GAGGAAAATGGAGCTCTCTCAAAAAACGGCTGAGGAGGATGAGCGTTATCGAAGGGAGATGGAAAA GATAGAGGCTGCAGAGCGGAAGCATCAGAGAGAATGGGAGGAGGACTGGGAACCCAGAGAGAAACCTGCCAAGACCCCCTCTCCTGTTCCCCCCAAAAATCCCACCCCACCTCCAGCTAAACCCAGAAGCTCAG CATTTGGCTGGTTTTACAAGTACGAGGGGAAGTTACCTACAATCAGGAAG aaagggaaagaaaagaagcatAAGAAGAAGGCGTCAAAGACGGATACACTGCCCGCCGAgaggaaaagcaaaaaagaGATGGAGTTTGAGCTGAAGCTAGccaaggagaaggaggagatgaACGAGAGGGAAAAGCAGCTGAAAATCAGCAGGCTGGTGCAGGAG GTGTCGGAGACAGAACGGGAGGACCTGGAGGAGTCCGAGAAGGTGCAGCATTGGGTGGAGAGGCTCTGTCAGACCAGACTAGAGCAGATCACTCATGTGGAGAATGACTCAGCAGAG GTGTCTCCAACTCGATCGCCCACCACTTCAGTCTCTACTATAAGGAGGTTTCCTGGGGGCTTGCAGCTGGCCACCACCGATTTGGATGACATTAACCTGGATGATGTAGATCAGAGCCTCAGGCAGCCGCTGAAAAGGCTTGCTCCCACTCAGGCAACATCCAATCAGCctccaccaccactgcccttaccACCACCCTCCCCACGCTTGCACCACACCGTCAGCCATTCACCACCATCACCTCGAATGATGCACCATTCCATGAGTAAGGCTCCACCATCCATGTACCACCCTCATTCCCCTAATCCAAGACCATCTGGCCCAGGACCTACAGGCCACAATCCATCTCCACCCCCCAGTAGGATGCCTCCACCTACAGCCACAAGACGTGCTCCTCCCCCACCGCCCAGTTCTTCTTCACGGCCCCCTCCCTCCCAATCTTCGTGGAGCCCGTCGTCATCCCATCCACCACCGCCTCCACCCCCGccgcctccccctcctcctcctccacctcctcctccacccccccaaCAGAATGAAAATAGGTTTGGGTCAAGCACAGCATACCCTCGGCCTCAGAGTCCCTCTGAGCATGGGAGTGAGTGGGAGTCTAACACCTACAAACCTCGAGGAGGCTACCGTGCAGTAAACGCGAGTGAAGCGTCCTACCCCCAAAGCCCCAAG GTCACAAGAAATACCTCCCATGCTAGCAGAATATCGACTTCAAACACTCCTTTG CCTCCGGAGATGCTCAAACGGATGGTGGTGTACAACACATCCTTTAAATCCAGCAGGAAACAA GGATTTCAAAAGTACGTGGAGGAATTTGATCCATTTTCCATG TTCACACAAGATCAGATAGCTGGACGGGACGTTCGacttctgaaaatcaaaaag GTTGGCCCTCTTGATCTTGCAGTGGAAGGGGGCATTGAATCACCCCTTGGGAAGATTGTGGTTTCAGCAATTTATGAAGGTGGTGCTGCAGACAAACATG GTGGTATTGTGCCAGGCGATGAGGTGATGGCAGTAAATGGGAAAATCCTCACTGATGTCACGCTCACCGAGGCCCAGAACTCCTTAGCACGGGCCTGGAACAGTGGTGGG GACTGGATAGATCTGGTAATAGCAGTATCCCCTCCAAAGGAGTACGAGGATGAGGT CGCTAAGGCCGCATCAGCCAGTCCCACAGCAAACAGAAAGTTTACCCCGGGCAGTGCCACTTTGTACAGACACGGCTACCGGCTCCAGCCTTAG
- the ush1c gene encoding harmonin isoform X4 — protein MSFLTSCCEQGGYQEHATELLQALLNVELLIDNEAEKDYLYDVLRMYHQSMDLPVLVGDLKLVINNPSRLPLFDSIRPLIPLKHQVEYDLLTPKRSRKLKEVRLDRTHPEGLGLSVRGGLEFGCGLFISQIVKDGQAGSVGLQVGDEIVRINGYSIFSCIHEEVINLIKTKKTVSLKVRHVGMIPVKSSSGEPLKWQFVDQFVSESGEKKSSVAGLASIGGKEIKEKKVFLSLVGTKGMGISISSGPTQKPGIYISNVKPGSLSAEVGLKVGDQIVEVNGVEFTNLDHKEAVRVLKSSRSLTITVLTGAGSELFMTDEERLAVEARRELERQELMHQKKVALETNKIVKEQQEKERLRKMELSQKTAEEDERYRREMEKIEAAERKHQREWEEDWEPREKPAKTPSPVPPKNPTPPPAKPRSSAFGWFYKYEGKLPTIRKKGKEKKHKKKASKTDTLPAERKSKKEMEFELKLAKEKEEMNEREKQLKISRLVQEVSETEREDLEESEKVQHWVERLCQTRLEQITHVENDSAEVSPTRSPTTSVSTIRRFPGGLQLATTDLDDINLDDVDQSLRQPLKRLAPTQATSNQPPPPLPLPPPSPRLHHTVSHSPPSPRMMHHSMSKAPPSMYHPHSPNPRPSGPGPTGHNPSPPPSRMPPPTATRRAPPPPPSSSSRPPPSQSSWSPSSSHPPPPPPPPPPPPPPPPPPPPPQQNENRFGSSTAYPRPQSPSEHGSEWESNTYKPRGGYRAVNASEASYPQSPKVTRNTSHASRISTSNTPLQIMPSPPNQRRQVNPVMSKPVMLPQTMTHRTALRSEGLPPEMLKRMVVYNTSFKSSRKQGFQKYVEEFDPFSMFTQDQIAGRDVRLLKIKKVGPLDLAVEGGIESPLGKIVVSAIYEGGAADKHGGIVPGDEVMAVNGKILTDVTLTEAQNSLARAWNSGGDWIDLVIAVSPPKEYEDEVAKAASASPTANRKFTPGSATLYRHGYRLQP, from the exons ATGTCATTTCTCACGTCATGTTGTGAGCAAGGAGGCTACCAAGAACATGCCACTGAGCTACTTCAGGCTTTACTAAAT GTGGAGTTGCTGATTGACAACGAGGCAGAAAAAGATTACCTGTACGATGTGCTGCGCATGTATCACCA GTCGATGGACCTACCGGTCTTGGTGGGGGACCTGAAGCTGGTGATTAACAACCCCAGTAGGCTGCCCTTGTTTGATTCCATTCGACCCCTTATCCCACTGAAACACCAAGTGGAGTACGACCTGCTCACCCCAAAGAGATCACG GAAACTGAAGGAGGTTCGTTTGGACCGGACTCACCCCGAGGGCCTCGGTCTGAGCGTGAGAGGGGGGCTAGAGTTTGGCTGCGGCCTCTTCATCTCCCAGATTGTGAAGGACGGACAGGCAGGAAGTGTTGGCTTGCAG GTCGGGGACGAGATTGTGCGCATCAATGGCTATTCCATTTTCTCGTGCATTCACGAGGAAGTCATCAACCTCATCAAGACCAAAAAGACTGTCTCACTGAAAGTCAGGC ATGTTGGGATGATACCAGTGAAGAG CTCCTCTGGAGAGCCCCTCAAATGGCAGTTTGTGGACCAGTTTGTGTCTGAGTCTGGG GAGAAGAAGAGCAGTGTGGCCGGCCTGGCCTCTATTGGAGGAAAGGAGATAAAGGAGAAAAAGGTCTTCCTAAGTTTGGTGGGCACAAAGGGCATGGGTATTAG TATCTCAAGTGGCCCTACTCAGAAACCAGGAATATACATCAGCAACGTGAAACCTGGCTCACTGTCAGCTGAAGTGGGCCTGAAG GTGGGTGACCAGATTGTTGAGGTCAATGGGGTGGAATTCACTAACTTGGACCACAAGGAG GCTGTCAGAGTGTTGAAAAGCAGCCGTAGTTTGACCATCACTGTTCTCACCGGTGCA GGCAGTGAGCTGTTCATGACTGATGAGGAACGCTTGGCAGTGGAGGCTCGCAGGGAGCTGGAGCGACAGGAGCTCATGCACCAGAAGAAGGTCGCTCTGGAAACCAACAAGATCGTGAAAGAGCAGCAGGAGAAGGAACGCCT GAGGAAAATGGAGCTCTCTCAAAAAACGGCTGAGGAGGATGAGCGTTATCGAAGGGAGATGGAAAA GATAGAGGCTGCAGAGCGGAAGCATCAGAGAGAATGGGAGGAGGACTGGGAACCCAGAGAGAAACCTGCCAAGACCCCCTCTCCTGTTCCCCCCAAAAATCCCACCCCACCTCCAGCTAAACCCAGAAGCTCAG CATTTGGCTGGTTTTACAAGTACGAGGGGAAGTTACCTACAATCAGGAAG aaagggaaagaaaagaagcatAAGAAGAAGGCGTCAAAGACGGATACACTGCCCGCCGAgaggaaaagcaaaaaagaGATGGAGTTTGAGCTGAAGCTAGccaaggagaaggaggagatgaACGAGAGGGAAAAGCAGCTGAAAATCAGCAGGCTGGTGCAGGAG GTGTCGGAGACAGAACGGGAGGACCTGGAGGAGTCCGAGAAGGTGCAGCATTGGGTGGAGAGGCTCTGTCAGACCAGACTAGAGCAGATCACTCATGTGGAGAATGACTCAGCAGAG GTGTCTCCAACTCGATCGCCCACCACTTCAGTCTCTACTATAAGGAGGTTTCCTGGGGGCTTGCAGCTGGCCACCACCGATTTGGATGACATTAACCTGGATGATGTAGATCAGAGCCTCAGGCAGCCGCTGAAAAGGCTTGCTCCCACTCAGGCAACATCCAATCAGCctccaccaccactgcccttaccACCACCCTCCCCACGCTTGCACCACACCGTCAGCCATTCACCACCATCACCTCGAATGATGCACCATTCCATGAGTAAGGCTCCACCATCCATGTACCACCCTCATTCCCCTAATCCAAGACCATCTGGCCCAGGACCTACAGGCCACAATCCATCTCCACCCCCCAGTAGGATGCCTCCACCTACAGCCACAAGACGTGCTCCTCCCCCACCGCCCAGTTCTTCTTCACGGCCCCCTCCCTCCCAATCTTCGTGGAGCCCGTCGTCATCCCATCCACCACCGCCTCCACCCCCGccgcctccccctcctcctcctccacctcctcctccacccccccaaCAGAATGAAAATAGGTTTGGGTCAAGCACAGCATACCCTCGGCCTCAGAGTCCCTCTGAGCATGGGAGTGAGTGGGAGTCTAACACCTACAAACCTCGAGGAGGCTACCGTGCAGTAAACGCGAGTGAAGCGTCCTACCCCCAAAGCCCCAAG GTCACAAGAAATACCTCCCATGCTAGCAGAATATCGACTTCAAACACTCCTTTG CAAATCATGCCTAGCCCTCCAAACCAGAGGAGGCAGGTTAACCCTGTAATGTCTAAACCGGTCATGCTGCCACAGACCATGACACACAGAACTGCACTGCGATCAGAGGGCTTG CCTCCGGAGATGCTCAAACGGATGGTGGTGTACAACACATCCTTTAAATCCAGCAGGAAACAA GGATTTCAAAAGTACGTGGAGGAATTTGATCCATTTTCCATG TTCACACAAGATCAGATAGCTGGACGGGACGTTCGacttctgaaaatcaaaaag GTTGGCCCTCTTGATCTTGCAGTGGAAGGGGGCATTGAATCACCCCTTGGGAAGATTGTGGTTTCAGCAATTTATGAAGGTGGTGCTGCAGACAAACATG GTGGTATTGTGCCAGGCGATGAGGTGATGGCAGTAAATGGGAAAATCCTCACTGATGTCACGCTCACCGAGGCCCAGAACTCCTTAGCACGGGCCTGGAACAGTGGTGGG GACTGGATAGATCTGGTAATAGCAGTATCCCCTCCAAAGGAGTACGAGGATGAGGT CGCTAAGGCCGCATCAGCCAGTCCCACAGCAAACAGAAAGTTTACCCCGGGCAGTGCCACTTTGTACAGACACGGCTACCGGCTCCAGCCTTAG